The Pan paniscus chromosome 17, NHGRI_mPanPan1-v2.0_pri, whole genome shotgun sequence genomic interval AGAGACGCCAGGGGCTCGCCTGCTCTCCCCCCGTGCCTGCACCAGAGAAGGAGGCCATCGGCAAGCCAAGGAGAGCCCTCCCCAAAAATCACACGGAGCggcaccttgatctgggacttccagaaaacagaactgTGAAAAGacaagtttctgttgtttaaaccacccaatctgaagtattttgttatggcagtcctggGCAAACTAATACAATATGCAACACATTTacaataaatatacaataaacttACAAATGTGGAATgtaattgttttatctttttctggTAACGCCAGTAAAGCTGTTATCGTAAGAGACATAATTCACACATCATCCACCAATTATGCAATTGACAGAATTGTACCATTATCACAATCTTAGggcactttttctttttatgcctgCTCGGCTTATGTAAGCACATTTTCATtacatcaaaaataaaactgCCCATTAGCTGTCACCTCCtatttccccctccctcccagtCTTAAGCAACCACTAATCCGTCTCTATGGATGTGCCTATTCTAGAAATTCCGTATAAATGGAATTGCACAATATGTAGTAACTGGCTTTTCACTTAACCTACTGATTTCAATGTTCACCcgcattgtagcatgtgtcagtacttcattctgtttatgactgaataatattccgttctATGGATGGACATTTTGTTTAaccgttcatctgttgatggacacgtgggtttccacattttggcttcTGTGTACGAGTTTCTATGTGGACATATGCGTTCAATTCTCCTGGGTATgaaactgctgggtcaaatggtaacaccatgtttatcttttttttttttttgagacagggtcttgctcagttgcccaggctggagtgcagtggcacaaccatggcttactgcagccttgacctctggggcttaagtgatcctcctgcctcagccccccgagtagctgggcccacaggcacgcaccaccatgcccagctaattgttctgtattttttgtagagacagggtctcaccaggttgcccaggctggtcgtgaactcctgggctcaagcaatctgcctgtctcagccttccaaagtgctgggattacaggtttgagacACCTGTACCCGgcccatgtttaactttttgacgACCTGCCTGCCTGTGTTACCACTTTgccaccagcagtgtgtgagggctccagtttctctacatccttgcaaACGCTTGTTGCGATCTTTTTGTATCTAGCCGAACTTGTGGGTGTGAAGTGgcgtctcactgtggttttgatttgcacttccttAACAAGCAGTGATGTTGAGTGTCTCTTCGTGTGCTTCCTGGCCGTCTGTTTCACCTGCTCTGGAGAAATAGCAGGAGTGTAATACTGAGTGTCTGTTACGTGCCAGGTACTCGAGGTCACATACACGTTCTCCCTAGCCCCTCACTCCGATACGTTGTTACACTCTCCTactttatacatggaaaaatcagcaCTTGGGAGATTAAACTGCAGATttgcatttgaattttaaatccaTTTAAAAAGCACACACTCATTTGTAGTGTATGTAAAAAATGTGCTTCATTCTGTAAGTACCCTCCCGTTTCCACAACAGCAATCAATCTCCCGACAGCAGTGAGCCCTGTGCACCACTCCCGTGCCCGGCAGGCACCATGTGCTTCTGCGTCCACATCTGTGTGCAGGGCAGACACTATTATCCGCCTTCACCAAGGAGGAAACGAAGCTCAGAGAAGGTACCCTGCCCAAGGTCACTTGGTGGGGCAGAGCCTGGGTCTGAGGTCAGAGGGCAGAGCCTGGGTCTGAGGTCAGAGGGCCCAGGGTGTGCTCAAGTGCCCCCATCCCTGCCCTTCCTCACTTTCACTTCAGAGCTCGAGTGTGCTGAGACGGGACACGAAGATCCCAACCAACCATCCACACTGCTAGGATGACAGAGGGCAAGAGAAACCTGAGACTGTAATaaggacattttcttttctttttttgagacggagtcttgctctgttgcccaggctggagtgcagtggtgtgatctcggctcactgaaacctccacctcccgggttcaagcaattctcctgcctcagccttccaagtagctgggattacaggcacgcgccaccatgcccagctaatttttgtatttttagtagagacgggatttcaccatgttggccaggctggtctcgaactcctgacttcgtgatctgcccacctcggcctcccaaagtgctgggattacaggtgtgagccaccgtgccttggcCAATAAGGAAATTTTCTAACTATGTGAACTGAAGGGCCATGGCTTCTACAGAAAATATGTTTACATCAAATACAATCTtgggaagaataaaaaatagctCTCCTATTCCTTACAGGGAAGGctataaacaatattttattgtactgttTTTATAACCAGAGTAAACCTTTGGATTCTGTCATGGATTGAATTGTGTAACGGCAACAtttatatattgaagtcctaacccccagcaccTCAGACTGTGACTTTTGTGGACATAAGATCCTTgcaaatgtaattagttaagattagGCCATGCTGGAGCAGGGTGGGCCCCAATCCAACACAGCTGGTGTCATTACGAAAAGGGGAAATTTTGGACACCAGCACCCACACAGGGAGGACACAGGTGAAGGCAGAGATGGGGCGAAGTATCCACACACCAAGGAACTGAAAAGACCACCAGCAGCCCCCAGAAGCCAGGGACAGGCCTGAGCAGATTCCCCTCACGGCCTCAGCAGCGACCCCCCCGCCTGCAAAGCTGTGAGAGCTACATCTCTGTTAAAGCCCAGCTCGCGGCATATGCTGTCACTGCAGCCCCAGCAAACCAACCAAGTATGCGAAACGCACAGGCTCACAGGATAAACACCTTCGTTTTACTCCAAGGGTAAGAATTAACTTTGACTAGGAAAATCAGTAATCTATTCATTAAGTTTCCTGAGAACAAACAAGTAGGCCTGCTCCTCTCACCACGTGCTTGTTTATTTCGGTGAGTTAAGACCATGTAATCAATTCCATCTCAGAGGTCCTCCAGCCCTGGAGCTTCCTGTATTTTCCAAAGGCTTTAAATAGCTTAAAACGTTTCCACACAAAAAGGGCTCCACGACATTCATCCGCGCGGACTGAGGGCGCCTCAGTAGCGGTACTTGGTGGAGTAGTCCTTGGGGGACACCACCAGGCCGCGGCCTTTGCGGGCCCCGCGGTACACCGTCTCGATGATGTCCACCATCTCCTGCTTGTCCTCCATGGCCCAGTTAATCTTGTTGTTGTTGCCAGTCCCCAAG includes:
- the TXNL4A gene encoding thioredoxin-like protein 4A isoform X3: MYELYDPCTVMFFFRNKHIMIDLGTGNNNKINWAMEDKQEMVDIIETVYRGARKGRGLVVSPKDYSTKYRY